The Polypterus senegalus isolate Bchr_013 chromosome 10, ASM1683550v1, whole genome shotgun sequence genomic interval gacaggctTTGGGTTGGCACcttcatttcattatattctaATAAAACCAAGGACCACCGCACTCAAGAATCACAACAAGGCGGGCGGCGCAGGACTGGGACAGGAGGTTTCAGGTCAGTCACTGCCATTGGTCCTCAGTCTGCAGACACGTCACGTCACGTCACAGCGCCTGCCAGTGCAAACCACTAAAGCATGCTGGGTAATATTCACCAAACAGATGCCACCGATTTCCAACATACAAGACTCTCCCCTGAATGTCAGTGAGCGGTCTACGCAGAGCTCAGGTGAACCCAAGATGGCATCATTTACTCCGACAAGCCCAAGAGGGGGTCTTCAATACGTCCGGTCCTGCTGGACGGCAGCCACTGGGGCTCGGACACAGCCagccatttcatttttatatcagcTGCGTCACTTGTTAACACGCACAGGGGAGGATTAAAAAAAACGCAGAGGGACTTGACCCACAATGACACCACCTGGGCTCTTCTGCAACTGCCACAGGCTGGCACCAAGGTCGCCCACTCACActatcaaatacaaaacattcatcttCTAAACCCGCAAGCCCCGAGCAGAGTGGCAGGGAAGCTGCTGCCCATCCCGACAACTGAATCAACTTTTTAGCCTGACAGGATTTTTGGGGGCCTCAGGCCCGTGTGACGGACCCCCCCGAGTGGACGCCGTGTTGTCCTTCTTGTCAGGGTGTGCGGCTTTAAACAAATGGATTTGATGTCCACACGTTGTCGTTCAGAAATGAAACCCGTGACTGAAGTGCAGGACCGCAGTCTCCCTCGGTGGACCCCAAAACCAAAATAAGAGCACAACGAACAAATGGCTTGTCACTGGGGACAACGTCACAGAAAGCCCACCCAGGAGCCACGCTAGCCGCAATGTTGACAGTTGGTGGTCGGTCGGCCCCCGGACTTCAGATTGTAAAACCTTAATGCGGTCCACAGCCTCCTGTGCCTGCCTCATGCGCCCGTTGGTCGACGGGTTCTTCTCCGACAGCAGTTGGGTCGAGCCCAGGTATTTTGCTCCAAAGATGACACCATCCAGAAGatcttcagggtcacaggggcctggCACTGAGGGAACAAAGGAAAAGCAACACAACCCGTCAGCAGGCATGAAGCCCGGGCACCCCCTTCACCATCACACCAGCCGAGCACAGGCTGCCTTCACGATTCTCCTGGCATGAAGCCCCAAATATTTAAAAGGTGCCCACATTAACCACAACTCAGGCAGGGTACCCCAGTGGAACTGGGCAGCCAGAAAGGACAGCCAACCTGCACCCATCTTCATGGTCGTTGGGACCCCCTCAGTGAAGTGAGGCTCTCGATTCGTTATAAAGTCAAGGGGGGCGATTTTAAAGAGTGAGGGGGGCAACTTACCGTCTTTAAATGCAGGAACGCCAGCCTGGTTctgcaacaaaaaacaaaatcaaaagtgaacGACGGGCAGAAACTCACAAAAGTGCAAAGTCAGCCCTTAGTGACCCGAGGGCCTCACAGCCTCGTCACATCAGGGCCCATCATGGAGATCAGGACcctcgtcatcatcatcatcgctgCCCTCCTTCAGTCACCACAGGTGTGCAGACTGGCAGTCGCTCCTGGTTCACTGGCACACGTCTCTCGAGTGTTTAGaacgctgctgctgctgtgccacgtcaTTGGTCAGCCTCTCAATCAACTGTGAAGTGGACCCTTAGGTACAACTGGGATGGCGACACTCCTCTCCACGAGAGAATGCCGACAGGTCTGGAGGGGCACCATCACCACACTCTGGCAGTGCCCAGCCGAGATCATCATCAGGTCCAAGCAGCAGAGCCGCTGCCACAATTCCCTTAGCCAGGTGGGCACTCCCTAAACTCAATGCCCTGACCAAGAACACCATTAACAGGAGTCCAGCGACCCCATGGGGGTGTAAAGACCCCAGAATTGTGATGCAGGGTCCCAGTATCGTTCAGCAATGGAAGGGGGGACCAGAGGGGGGTAAAACACAAAGATTGTGGCAGGATGCCAGGATGGACCACCTTCACTCCCAAGTATCGGGGCCCACAGAACGCCACACTCTCACAAGCCTTCTGCGAGACCCCACGAGGCACATGCAGACCCCCCCACCCGCTGGTCAGAGCGGCCCTGATGGTGGCATCTGAAGTGTCACTGGGCTGCTGGTGAAAGTGAATGACACATTGTGGCCAGTGGGGTCCATCGCTCACAGTCACCACAATAGAGAGGACGTCAATGTGGGGGGCTAAGAATCGGATGAAAACGACCAGcgacaaaatgaatgaaattagAAATCATAAAGTGCCCCCCAAACTCCATCTTACACAAATTCAACTCTGCCAGCAGGGCACATTTCCCCAccgagaccctccacctgcgtccttgaccccaATACCAATCGGCTTCTTTAAAGAAGTCTCCGGCATGCCAACCGACGTAGTAAACTCGTCCTTAGATACGGGGGTCTCGTTAACCCCCTGCGCTCGACTCCTCTCTCCGTCTCTGATCATTTTAGCCCCTCATCACGCAGCTCAATGTCCACCTCAATAAACCCACTGCTCTTGAGATGTTTGagaacacagcacagcacagaCACGGCCCACCACGGCGCTCGTCCACGACCCGACGGGTTTAAAGCAGACGGAGGTCGTCTATCTGCCCTCATCCTCGGAGGTCCGAGAGCCACTTTGATACCACTGACCACAACAATCTTcaaaatcgccttagtcagtgggtgggcctcaaTGGCAGGGTCTTCAATTGGTTGTGTTCATGATACTTCAGAGACCCCCATATGGTGGTCCGCTGCTCTTTACGATCTGCATGAGGTCAGATGAGCTCTGCTGAGGACACCCTGTAAGTGTATTTATCAACGGCGCCGGATGACCCCGACTCTCGTGATTCAGACCTCTTGTAACTAGAAGATGCTGAGAGACGAGTGGATGACTAGAAGACCACCAAGACagacactcctctcaggaccaccaagacagacaTCAATCAGTAACAACAGAATCTGAACCAGAacaagaaaatccgagcacatcacaccagtccgAGCGTCACTATACTGGTGACCGGCGCCATttcgaattgactttaaaatcctgccgACGGTTCACAAAGCCTTCAGCCACCTTCACCCTGTCCTGCCTGTCACCCTACACTCCAAACCGTCACCTCAGGTCTTCAAGTGAGGGTCTGCTCAGAATTCTAAGAGCTGAACTTAACAGAAGTGCTGAAGGCCTTCTGCTGGTGGGCACCTCAAAGCTGGAATATGAGGTGACCGACAGAAAGTCGCCAGGCTGACACGGTGGGGCACTTTAACAAACTGATCAAGACCCTcctcacagcttcattttagtgggaCCCTCACATTCTACAGTTATTGATCGTGTCTCCACACTCCCCCCCTACTGTCGCTGCTCTTTGTGCACCCTCACCACCTGACCagggcaccgtgatgtccctacgttgatggactgaaggccagaggtccacaggaccatcatcatcatcatcatctaattacTCCACGCGAGGACTGATGGAGATCATTGGTGTTGGGTCTGGGTtgggtctgggtggtctcgtggccttggacccTCTGCagattttgattgttttcttcggTCCTCCTGCCCATCAGACTCAGACTCAGACTTTGTTCTTTGGTACTCAGCGTTGCCTCATCTTGTtttgatctttttctttctttcttcatctcgTGTGACGACATGTGGACAGGATGACAGCACACAGTGGCACAAAGTGACGATCCTCAGGGCACAATCAGACAGGAGAGCAGGACAAGTAACGAGGGCAGCGGGTGACAGCTATGACAGCTATGACACACGAGCCTGCCCGGATTGCAATGATCTGAACCACGTAATAAATGACAGTTTAGTGACCACGGCACGTGACAATAAGACAAGACGTGCAAGTGGCTCTGCCATCGGATCAACCACTACAGGCAGACCCGAGGGGTGGTCCGGACCACCGAGGGGCAGATGTGCTCTGAATGCTACGACACCTTCTGAGACGGTGGGTGGGCTGGCAGCGATCCTTCACAGTGCCACGCCCCGATAAGAATGCCTTGAAGGGAGGGCATGGAGGGCCCAGTGACCTGTTCGGCCGTACCCGTGGTAAGACCCTGCGGCTCCCAAAGCAGAGAGAAGACTCCCGGCCAATGAGCGAAGGGGGCGCTCAGCTCCAAGTCGACCCCATGAGGGTGGGCTTCACCTTTACACTCGTCTCATTTGGTTTATTTCGCAATGTTTTAGTAAAACGTCACGCATTTTGGACACGGTTGAGCGTCAGTGGGACACGAGTAACTGGCGTGTTTTAGGGGTCTCGTTATTTGCTGCCATCCAGTCCTGCCCCATCACCCTTTGAAGCCCACCATATCAAGAACACGGCCGTCACTACAAACATGGGCCAGCTGACCATTAAAGCGCACATTTTAGGCGGAGTATTTCTTTACTTCAACACGGGGGACGACTCCGAGACCCCCAGGCCTATGACAAGTCCTGCCGGCCCATCTGTCCAGCATTTGACAGAAATGCCAAAGAAAAGCCAACTCACCGCGTCCTCTGCCTGCTTCCCATGATGCTCCACCTCGGCCAGTGATGGTGAGTGCATCTTCAGCCAGATGGGCTCAGGGGTCTCCTCGGGACTGCCGGGTGACTGACGGGCAAGGGGCTCGTCTTCCTGCGTGCCAAGTGACTGGCCTCCCTGCTCCACTTGTCTTTCCTTCAAATCCTGGGCCAGACCCCCGTAGGAGATGGAGACCACCGAGTCCACCTCGCTCCCCTGGGCCTTGTACTCTAAGGGTGGGTTACTGGAGCTCAGGGCCGATGCCACCTCGTGTAAAGCGGTGCCCCCCTCACAATCCAAAAAGCTCACAAGCTCTCTTTGGCTGGACTCTGAAAACAGCAGCCCACCTCCAACATCCGTGTGGGGTCCATCCTGACCTGCCCGCAGATCCCCGCGATTTGCTCCAAGCCTGGCAGGAGCCCCCCAGTCTTCTTGCAAACCTGACTGAGCCCCCGTGACTTGCGTGTCAGACGCCCGGAGCTGCGCCAGAAGAACATGAATGCTGTTGTGATCTTCATCACGTCCCCCTTCGGCTACGGTGCTGGACGGCCGGCCCGCGTGCTGAGGGGGGCCGCAGCCACAGTCGGTGCTTGAACACCGGGGAGGCACCAACGAGGGGCACGGCCCTTCAAGCTCACCCGAGGGCATTTCGTGAGCTTGTGCCGCCTCGGAGATGGAGCAGCTCTCGCTGTTGCTGTAGGAGTCCAGGCTGGCTGTCTCACTCCAGTCGAGGGGCGGGGGCTCAAACAGGCAGGGTGGGCTCCACTCCTGCGGTGGACGGCGGTCCTCCACACCTCCATGTCCTGAGCTGTCCTCAGTGGAGGCTGCTGGCGCATGAAGGCCAAGCCAGGATGGTCTCGTGTTGACCCCATCGGCGCCCGGTGGCTCCTCGGGCCTCGGCTCCGACTCATCATCCATTATAAGGGGGGCAACTGCGGGCACACAGCTACGAGAACCTGCAAGAGAGCAAAGAGAGGCGCGTGAGGCAGGTGTGGCACAAATGCCAGCCGTGCAGAAGGGACACTCCAGGCCACTGAACCCCAAACGCGACCCTGGGatgactaaaaataaatacagaaatgtcAGCACTTAAAGGAGATGAGCCGTCACCCCCGGCTAGGGGGGCCATTTTAAAAAGCTCTTTATTGTCCAGAGACCCCCAACAAGTTTACACCTTCCTGGATTTCAGAACATCCGTCTTCACCCCCCAATCGCGCTGGTGAGGCCGACACTTCACAGACAGACGGACGCAGTTGGCGTTCATTTTTGTGCCCGTTGTCATTTTTTATGTCACAGAAATGGTTGTTGCCAAGGATTACAATTGTCACTCGCAGCACACCGGAGTTGGGCGGTGGGCTCACATTCCTGCTCCACGATGTCGAAACATCGAGAAGAGCCCAGGGTGGAAAATCACAATCAACTTTCTGGTACGGAAAGCCGGCGTGTGAACGTCACGAGGGTCTCCTCACTCATCATGGGGTCCGAGAACAGCAACCCGCAGATCAGCACACATGACTGCAAATTTCACTGGGACaataaaaggcgctataaagcGATCGGAGCAGCGCACAACTGAgaagaacacaaaacacaccGACATGAACAAtacaagaagaagaacaagaaaaacggCGACGCCATTCACATAAAAGGGGACTTTAAAACTCCACTTACAATCGTCACCACGTCTCATCACTGGGCCACCACAGGAGCTCCTCCTCAGCCAGCCCGCCCGCCATTGGTCAGGAGAGCCATTGACCACGCCTCCCAGAGGGGCAAAGGGCCAATGAGTGAGCTTTACGAGTGAAGAGCTGGGCCTCCCCCTCCTCCTCATGCATGTCGAGTGGCACACGTGACAATAAGGACCCTGTGACACCCCACGATGGCTCTAACTCCGCTCCTGGGGGGCTTTTCATTCAAAGTCGTGTCCGACGTTGGGATTTCCTCTTTTCTCGGAGCACTGGGGTcctgagaccctcacctttctttattctcAGATATTGTGGGGctcaccagttgttttggctcagtttgtgtctccttattgtttggctgctaattaaggaataagaaacaatgaaggggcggagtcttcaagaacaaatcAATGCAAATGAGTTGAGGCCACTGACTAAGACAAGGGGGAGAATGAAAAGCAGCGGCCCCCCCAGGAGCGCAGTTGGAGACCCCACTCTGAACGTTCAGGTCATGTCCTGTTCCAGCGAGTCCACAAAGTCACAAAGCCTGGCGCCGCGACGGTGCAGACGAcctttattatcatttatttatcacaTCACTGGAGCTGAAAGACCAGCCGACGCCAACGACAGCACCACCAGCCGCAGCGGCCTGTCCCGGGGGGCTGACATCAGACCGCCATCAGCAGCTCTCAGATTACAGGTGGCGCAGCTCGTGTGCCAGTGTGGCGTCACCCACCCGGTGGACAGGACGCAGACAGTAGTAGTTGGGGGAGTCGTTAAATGGAGAGGACCCCATaatacacacacaccacccagTCACTTGGGGGGGGGGCATCTTTACGGCTGGCCTAACCCCCTCTTCAGTGCCATCTGTTCACAGGGTGCCCAACACTTGCAGGGGACTCTGCTGTCAATGGGCTCACAGGACCCACCCCGTGCTGCCAGGGCAGACTAACATCCTCTGTGCCAAAGGCTTGGAGAAAGATCCAGGAAATGCTGACTGGCAGACACTGGCACACGTCTCTCCAGATGGCTCTATGGACCCCGGGATGGAGATGCTGACGACTCACGCCATCTCAGGTGGCACTGAACCCCAAGGCTGCCAGCTCAATCGCTGCCTCTGCCTCAGTGTGCCACCCTGTGCTGCAAACAGAAATCCATTCAGATGCCAAGCGTCGTCACCTTGACATAAGGAGCCACCTTGGACTGGCGCAGCCAAACTCACAACAGCGACAGGAAATGAGGAGCAGCAGCTGGCGGCACCGGACCACTGctaccagttctttggttttattcttttttgcagACACAAACACCACAGAagacaatagaaaaataaaaaataaaattaacaattcaACAAGATGCCTCCCCACGTGCCAACCTGAAAAGGCCTCCCCGGCTGTCTTTAAACGCTGACTGTCTCAGCATCCcctaaggcacaaaagagcccccCTGGGGTCTTCAGCAAGACGACCAAAGTGGGCAACTGGTGGTATAATGTGGCAAAAATAAGAGAAGAATCAGGACTGGAGCCGGGGACCCCCGGTGAACGGCCAAGACTTCAAATGGACTGAACGAGCCGATAAGCCGTCGCTGATCTCTGGGTGCCAGTCCTTCAGGCTCGGCTCACACCTGCCCACCCCCCTTAAAACCCACTCATCCTCCACTGACCCAATGCAAAGCCCCCCCGGTGACATTTCTCTCTGAATCTCCTTCAACCCAATTGTCCAAAGTGGGCCAGAAAGCCCACTGCATTTCAAAACCGCTGCCCTTGTAACTGAGCGTGGCACCCCCCCCCACCCGTGGCACCCTTTGGCACGCTGAACAGACAAT includes:
- the si:ch73-40i7.5 gene encoding amyloid-beta A4 precursor protein-binding family A member 3, whose amino-acid sequence is MDDESEPRPEEPPGADGVNTRPSWLGLHAPAASTEDSSGHGGVEDRRPPQEWSPPCLFEPPPLDWSETASLDSYSNSESCSISEAAQAHEMPSGELEGPCPSLVPPRCSSTDCGCGPPQHAGRPSSTVAEGGRDEDHNSIHVLLAQLRASDTQVTGAQSGLQEDWGAPARLGANRGDLRAGQDGPHTDVGGGLLFSESSQRELVSFLDCEGGTALHEVASALSSSNPPLEYKAQGSEVDSVVSISYGGLAQDLKERQVEQGGQSLGTQEDEPLARQSPGSPEETPEPIWLKMHSPSLAEVEHHGKQAEDANQAGVPAFKDVPGPCDPEDLLDGVIFGAKYLGSTQLLSEKNPSTNGRMRQAQEAVDRIKAPDGESQPMTEVDLFISTKRIKVLSAATQEAMMDHPLQTISYIADIGAIVVLMAHRKSPSRRASEASNSPATASSSKKCCMICHVFLSEDAQLIAQAIGQAFSVAYQHFLQANGIKPTELQPSEYSHYLGAQELYNGDLVHFSRSENLREVCIEKPSGEILGLAIVESGWGSILPTVVVANLLHGGAAERSGELSIGDRIMSVNGTSLVGLPIATCQGIIRELKNQTQVKLSIVHCPPVTLAIIKRPDPKYQLGFSVEDGIICSLMRGGIAERGGIRVGHRIIEINGQSVVATPHDKIIQILTQAIGEIHLKTMPASTYRLLTGQDQPVFL